One Bacteroidota bacterium genomic window, CCTTGATGGCCACGGGCGTGGCCAGCCCCAGCGCACAGGGGCAAGAAACTACCAGGATAGCCAGGGCTGTATACAGGCCAATGGTCCAGTCGCCACCGGGCACCCACAGGGCCCAGGCCAGGGCAGCCAGCACGGCTATGGCCAGCACCAGGGGCACAAAGATGCCGGCGATACGGTCGGCCAGGCGCTGGGCCGGGGGCCGTGTGCCCTGTGCCCGCTTTACCTGCTCAATGATCTGCTGCAGTACGGTGCCCTGTCCCACCTGGCGGGCTATCATCTGGATGGTGCCATCCTGGTTCTGGGTGCCTGCCATCAGGGTATCGGGCTTTTGCTTATGCACCGGCACACTTTCGCCCGACAGCATGCTTTCGTCCACATAGGTTTCGCCCTGCCACACACTGCCATCCACCGGTATGGCCATGCCGGGTGCCACCTCCAGGCGGTCTCCCACCCGTATGTCCGATACAGCAATCTGCTCGGCCCCCTGGGGGCCAAGGCGTGTGGCGGTGCGGGGCAGCAGGCTACCCAGGCTGTCCAGTGCGTCATCTGTACGGTTCTTGGCCGATTCCTCTATCCAGTTTCCCACCAGGATGAAGGCGATGACCACCGCCGCACTCTCAAAGTGTACGGGCATGCGGTGCAGCGCACTGCCCGGAAACAGCACGCCCAGCAGCGCCACTACAAAGGCCGAGCCAGTGCCCAGGGCCACCAGGGTATCCATGCTGATCTGCCCATGGCGGGCCTGCCGGTAGGCATTCAGGTAAAAGCCGCGGCCAGCATAGAAAACTACCGGCAGGCTAAGTGCCAGCTCTACCCAGGCCTGCCCGGCGAAGCTGTGCGGAAAGAACAGGCTGAGAACAAAAATGGGAACTGCAAAGCCAAAGGCCACCCACACCCGTAGGCGCAGGTCGGAGAAATAGGTCTTGCTGGCCTGCTGAAGGTCGCGCTTATCGGCTACCAGGGTGTAGCCTGCCGTCCTTACCGCAGCGGCCAGCTGCTCAAACTGTGCCTGCTGCGGGTCGTAGTCAACCCGGGCCGACCGGCCAACGAAATTTACCTCGGCCTGGTGCACCCCCGGCACCCGGGCCAGGGCACGCTGGGCACTGTCGGCGCAGCTAAGGCATGTCATGCCCAGCAGGTCGTATTCCTCGGTCTTGTGTTTTTCTTCTATCATATCACCTCGCACGTTAATCCGCGCCTTTCCGCTACAAGATGAACAATCCGGCTGGATATTTGGTTTGAGATGCAATCATGCTGCAAAATGAGGGTACGCGGCCTGCCAACAAGCCGCCTGCCCACCATCGCAAACGCAAGCATGCGGATACCCTGCCTGTACGCGAAACCAACCAAACGATAGCCCCTCTGGCACTGCCTAGCACCATGCCGGGGCGCTGGGGGATGAAACAGGACCCCTCTCTACCCGTTTCCTTCTTAGCCTGATCCATGCCCATGCACACTGAAACCGAAGCCCCAGAGATGCCCACACGCGATGCCGAGTGGTTTGCCGAATGGTTTGACAGCCCCTACTACCACCTGCTGTATGGGCACCGCAGCCAGGCCGAGGCCGATGCGCTGATAGAGGTGCTGGCACCCCGGCTAGGCCTGGCTGCCGGGGCCGCAGTGCTAGACCTGGCCTGCGGAAAGGGCCGGCACGCACGGGCCCTGCACCGGCAGGGCTACCGGGTGCTGGGGGTAGACCTTAGCCCACAGAGCATAGCCCATGCGCGGCAATACGAGGCCGATGGCCTGCACTATGAAGTGGCAGACATGCGGCACCTGGGCTATACCCACCGCTTCGATGCGGTGCTGAACCTATTCACCAGCTTCGGCTACTTCTCCACCCTGACCGACAACCTGCGGGTGCTGACTGGCGTAAAGGCAAGCCTAAAGCCCGGCGGACGCTTTGTGCTCGACTTTATGAATGCAGACCAGGTAGCCCATACGCTGGTGCCACAGGAGGTGCTGCTGCGCGAGGGCATCCGGTTCGACCTCCGCCGGCGCCTCATCCGGGGGTATGTGCACAAGGACATTCGGTTTCGGGATGCCGGGCAGAGCTACCACTACCAGGAGCGGGTGCAGCTGCTAACGGAGCCGATGCTGCGAAACCTGCTGATCCGCACTGGCTTTACGGTACTGGCCCGCTGGGGTGATTATAGCCTGTCTCCCTTTCGTACGGCGGACTCGCCCCGGCTCATCTTTTTGTGCCAGGCATAGCCAAAGGCACCGGGCAAGCCTGTGGGCCAAGGGGCGGAGCCAGCTACCGGCACCGCAAAGGCGAAACCTAAATGGGCTATGCGTGGGGCCTACTTGTCGGCCTCGCCCATCACCGGGTCGATGGAGCCGATGAGCACCACGGTATCGGCCACCATATTGCCTTCCATCATCTTCTCCAGCACCTGCAGGTTGGCAGCCGAGGGGCTCTTCATCTTCATGCGCCAGGGCGCCCCGGTGCCATCGCTCAGCAGGTAGAAGCCTAGCTCGCCCTTGGGGGCTTCTACGGCGTGGTAGGCCTCGGCGCCCTTGGGGGCTACGGTGCCCACATCGGTCATCATGAAGTCGTGTATCATGCCCTCCATGCTGTAGTACACTTCATCCTTGCTGGCATAGGCCTGTTTGGCATTGTCTGCGCGGATGATGCCCTTGGGCAGCCGGGCCATACACTGCTCCAGTATGCGCACGCTCTGCTCTATCTCGTCCATACGTACCATGAAGCGGGCCATACAGTCGCCCTCGGTACGGATGGGTATGTCCCAGTCCACCTGGTCGTACACCAGGTAGGGCTCGGCATTGCGTATGTCGTGCGCCACCCCGCTTCCACGCAGGTTGGGGCCGGTAAAGCCATAGGCAACGGCCTCCTCGCGGGTAACCACGCCCACATCCTTTACCCGGTTCACCAGGATGGCATTCTTGTACAGCAGCTTCTGCCAGCCCTTGTACTCTTTGTAGAAGTTTTTGAGGAAGGCGCGGATCTCGGCGAGCATACTATCTTCCAGGTCGTACTGTATACCGCCAATGCGGCAGTGGCTTACGGTAAAGCGCACACCGGCCAGCTTGTCGAACAGGCTGTAGATGTTCTCGCGCTCGCGAAACGTCCACATGAATACAGATATGGCACCGGCATCCATCACCATGGTGCCCAGCCACAGCAGGTGGGCCGATATGCGGGCCAGCTCGCAGGCTATGGTGCGGATGTACTGTGCACGCAGGGGCACCTCTATGCCGGCCAGCTTCTCCACCGCCGTACACCAGGCCACGTTGCTGTTGTAGGGGCTCAGGTAGTCCATGCGGTCCGTATAGGGCATAAACTCCTGGTAGGTTTTATACTCGGCAAGTTTTTCTATCCCGCGGTGCAGGTAGCCCACGTCTACCACGCATTTGGCTATCTTCTCGCCATCTAGGGCCGTTACCAGGCGCAGTACGCCGTGCGTAGCCGGGTGCTGGGGGCCTATGTTTAGCACCATCTGGGTACCCAGCGGGTCCGTTTCGTCTATCTCTACGCTGGTGTGCTTGCTATCCAGCCTGCCATACAGTGCGCGGTGGTGCTTGGGGAAGAAGCTGAACTCGCCCCGCTCTGCGGTAGCTTGCCTTTTTTCTCCCTGTGCAGGAGAGGTGGGTACCAGAAAGTCTGCCATAGCGAAAATACCAAGTAGGATTATCGGGTACGAAGGTACACAAGGATTAGCCTAAAGTAAACAGGCGCGGTACAAAAGCGTGCCTAGGGGCAGGCCTTATCCCCGGCAGTGAGGGGGATCTTCTTCTTCTGAAAGCCCGAGATGCCCTCCGAAACATTGTATACCTGCTTGAAGCCTGCCTTCGTCATAATCTGGCTAGCTTCGGCGCTGCGGCCACCGGCATAGCAATACACGTAGTAGGGCTGAGACTTATCCAGCTGCCGGATTTTGGTGGCAAAGTCATCGGCATTTACATCTACCAGCTGGGCACAGGGCAGGTGGCCCTGCCGATACTCCCAGTCGGCCCGCACATCCAGGATCTGGCCTGGCTGCTGCTTACGCAGGCGGACCATTTCTTCGTAGCTGATGCGCTGCTGGGCCTGCACCGCTGCGGGAGCCATAAGGCCGGTCAGGACAACGAAAAGGAAAAAGCCGAAGTGTATCTGCTTCATGGTACTTGGGTATGGGGGGGCAATGAGGAAAAAATGTAAGGAAGAAAGACTACATTTTTTTTGACCTTTGAGTTCGATGCACACCCCCCAGACGATAGAAGCGCTGCTGCTGGCCCGCTATGCCGGGTTGGTAGCCAAAACAGCGTACTCCGAGCGTTCGCTATTTTATAACCCCGCTGGCCTACTGCCCAATGGCATGTACTTTGCCACACTGAAAACCGCAGATGGCCCCCATGACAAAGCCAGTGCGCTAGACCGGCCCGGGGTGTTCCGGCTCAGCTTTGGGCTGGACGACAGGGCCTATACGGCCCTCTTTGGCCCCAAGCCTGCACGGCCACCCAAGGGCGGCGTGGTGCAGCTGCCTGCGGGGACCGACTGGCAGGCGCTGGACGTGCTGACGCCCCACCCGGTATATGCCTGGATGCGCTACGTGTGCATCCTGAACCCTGGCGCAGAACGCTGGGGGCAGCTGGCCCCCCTGCTGGATGCCACCTACAGCCGGCTGGTACAGCAGTACCAAAAGAAGCACCGCTAGGCGCGGCATGATGTCCCGTGTACCGCCCCCCCTTAGGGCAGGGCTGCGGCCTGCTGCTGCGCTGCATGCACACTACCGCTGTAGGCCGAGCGGATAACCCGATAGCCCTGCCAGATGCAGAGCAGGCCCACCAGCTCGCCCACGTACAGCACCTCTACATAACCTGCGCGGGCGGCCCCCCCGCCTATGCCCGGCAGCAGGGCCCCCACGGCTATCCAGATGTTGCCCTGGTAGCGCCGGGTGCCATCGGGCTGGCGGCGATACCTGAAGGCCGAGTAAAAAGCTCCGCCAATCAGGAAGATAACCGCATAGGTATTAATGAAAGGCGAAAACCACCGTACCCACTGGTGTACGAGCACCGCGCCACTTAGCCGCTGGGGTTCCACTTGGCTGTAATCAATGGGCGAACGCAGGATAAAGAAACTGGCTACCAGCACAGTAAGCACCAGCAGGGCACTGGTAAGGTGGGCAAAACGCCGATTGAACAACAGGTATACCGTGCCCTGGGCCAGGGGTGCCCCGCCCAGTAGTGCCCCGCTGATGAACCAGGCGTAGAAGACCGGTTCCTGCCAGTCCAGCAGGGCCGTCAGGCTCTCGGTAAGGGTGCCCACCCCATACGCCACGATGCCAATAAACCACACCAGCAGGTAGGTAGCCTGGGGTTTGCGCCGCCAGTGCAGCCACAGCACACGGCCGAACAGGATGCTAACCAATGTAGTAGCAATGGGCAGAAAATGGGTGATGCGCTGCAGGATTTCGAGCATAAAAATCCGGATAAACCATGTGGAATACACGAAGCACTCGGTTCCGTGTATGGGGACAGGTCGGTCTAAACTGGCGGGGGCATTTTGCTCACCTCCCCCCTATCTGGTACAGAAGGTGCGCGGCACAGGCTCAGTTGGTTAATAATAGACTTGCTATGGCCTCTAGCCTGTTGCATCGTATCGCCCAAGCCAGAGCCCCCCCTACTGCACCACGATGCGCTGTGTAGCCAGCCCCGATGTGCCCGAGACCTCTAGCAGATAGGTGCCAGCGGGCAGGGCGGCGGTGCTCAGGCGGTGCGTACTGCCTACAAAGGTGGCAGCGGCCACCTCCTGCCCCTGCAGGTTCAGGATGCGCAGGGTGTAGGGGTCGGCCTTTTCCAGCTCTATGTTCAGCTCCGCGCGTACGGGGTTGGGGTACAGTTTCAGGCTGCCAAGGCTGGCGGATGGATCTCGGCGGGTAATAACAAACACGCGCAGCCGGGCTACACTGCTGGTAAGGGCACTGCCGCAGGTACCGCTCACCACCACACGGTAGTAGCCCGTGTCGGCCAGGCTGGCATTGTTGAATACCAGGGTATCTCGGGTAGCGCCGTCAATGTTCTGGAAGGTACCGGTCTCTGTGAGGCTCTTTTGCCACTGGTAGGTCAGGCTTTGGCCTCTTGCAGCAACCTTCAGCTTGGAACGGCGCCCTGTACCTACATCTGCGCTGGTGGGCTGGGTGGTAATGGCATTGCCCGGGCCTACGGTTACTGTCAGTGTATCGCTGTAGGCAACCCGGGGGGGACTAAAGGTATCGGTAACCCGGCGGCGATAGTAGGTAACGCCGGAGGCAGCCTGAGCACCCAGATCATAGGTAGCCTGGGTAGCACCGGTAATCTCGGTATAATCGCCCAGCAGCACGGTGCTACTCTGCCACTGGTAGCTAAGGGTGCCGGTACCCCCGCTGGCAGCGGCCTCGCTGGTAAAGGCGGCAGGGTTGCCACCGGGGCAGAGGGTTTGGCTGCCCCCTACGTTTCCGGGATTCAGCGGCTGAGCCTGGGCAATGCGGAAGATAAGCAGGCAGAAAGAGGCACTAAGTAGCAGAATTTTCATAAATCACGCGGTTGGAGTTCAATCGGGGTGGAAATCTAGGTTCAATTTCACTTTTTCGCAACAATTCATTGTTTTTTCACGCACCCCTACTCCATCCAGGGCGCAGCCCATACCTGCCTTGTTACTTCAATTTTGGGTTCTGCTGGTGCCGCTCTCTATCGCGGCGGGTTTTCTTTTCGATGTTCCGCACAAAGGCCTGGCTCAGGTCCACGCCCGTCTGGTTGGCCAGGCACACCAGCACCCACAGCACATCTGCCATTTCGTCGGCCAGGTCGTCTTTCTCTCCGGCTTTGAAGGATTGATCGCCAAATTTACGGGCCATAATGCGGGCCAGCTCGCCCACCTCCTCGGTCAGGATGGCCATATTGGTCAGCTCGCTAAAGTAGCGCTGCCCAATGCTGCGAACCCAGTGGTCCACGGCCTCCTGCACCTGGCGCAGGCTTAGGTCTTGATCGTTCATTGCGTAAGATCGTATTTTATGCTACACCCGGTAAGGCCCCGGGGGAGAAAATGGCGTGGCCAATGGGGTGTACTTACGGCAGCCAGATCCCTGCAAAAAATCTGGTTCCAATTCGCGTTTCGGATGCGGGGGTTCAGTCGCTTTTCTTGTGGCCTTTTGGTACCTTGCGGGCTATAGCGGGCCGCCCGTGCCCAAATCTTTCCAAGCCTTGAATCTGCCTAAAACCGGTAGTCTTTTTATAGTAGTGTGGCTACTGCTGGCAGCCACAGCCATCGGCCTGGTGCTGCGCCTGCCGAACCTGCACGAGGCTGCCGAGCTGAGCGACACCCGGCTACAGCAGTATCCAGGTACCGACTGGGTGATGTGGGCCGACGGCCCCCGGGGTCCCTATGCCCGGCAGGTGCTGCCCCCCATCCGGCAAAACAGCTGGATCCGGCAAGACTATATCCAGCCGGGAGACGAGCTGGAGTCGATCGACTATCAGCCCATACCCAGCGCCCACCTTGCCCACACCCTCTCGCGGGCAGCCGCACCGGGCACCGTGCGCCTGTACCAGCTGCTGCGGCCTGGGGCCGGCCAGCAGCCCGCCCGTAGGCTAGCCCTGTTTGTGCAGACTACCTACAAGCCGGTTTTTCTCTTTGCCGAAGATGCCGCAGCCTGGCAGCTCTACATCGTATACCTGGCCCTGCTGGGGGGCAGTAGCCTGGCCCTGCTCAGCCTGCTTATTCCTTTTTTTCGCACCCGGATTCAGGGCATACGTAGCCTGCTGCTCCTGCTCCTGCTGGCCCTGCTGTGGGTGCTGTGGCAGGGGGCACGGCATGTGGTGCTAACGCTGGATGACCACTTCCGGTACTTGGGGTTCGAGCAAATAGGCTTTCTGGGTGCGGCACTGCTCTGGCTCTGCCTCACGGTGCTGGTGTTCCACACCGCCCACCAGCGTAGCATCCGGTATAGCCTGCCCAGCATCCTGCTGGGCCTGGGGCTGTGGATGGCGCTGCTGGCACAGGTAATGCTGTACCGGGTGTTTACCCCCTATCAGCTGTGGGCCTATCAGGCCCTGCATCTCTTTTTTGTGGTGCATGTGGTGGTAGGCCTGGGCTTTCAGCGCCGGCAGGCCCGGCAGCGCCGCACACAGCAGGCCCTGCTGCTGCTCATGCTCGTGATGGGTGCGGCACTGTGCGTGCTGTGGGCCGATAGCTGGCAGCCCCACCTGCTGGGCCGATCGGCCCGCATCTGGCTATATGCGGGCCTCCAGTTTAGCCTGATCCTGCCCCTGGGCCTGGGGGCACGCAACCTGCTGGCCTATGGCAATGTAAGCCTGGTGCTGGGCCGCAGCCTGGCCCTGGCCCTGGGCCTCAGTGGCATCCTGCTGGTATACCTGCTGCTGGATGTGCTGCTAGAGAGCCTGCTGGGCAATGCCCTGAACCGGGGGCTGCTAGAGATTGGCATCATCTCGGCACTGGTGCTGGGCATACGCTACTTATACCTGCGCTACCAGGACTGGTTTAACCGGGTGCTGCCCCTGGGCCCGGCACGCCGCGAGCAGCAACTGCAGGCCTTCTTGCAGCGCATCCCGCGGTATACCAGTTCGAAAAAACTGGTGGACGATGTGGCCGTAGAGGCCGCCTATTTTGCCCAGGCCCAGTTT contains:
- a CDS encoding cation-translocating P-type ATPase, with protein sequence MIEEKHKTEEYDLLGMTCLSCADSAQRALARVPGVHQAEVNFVGRSARVDYDPQQAQFEQLAAAVRTAGYTLVADKRDLQQASKTYFSDLRLRVWVAFGFAVPIFVLSLFFPHSFAGQAWVELALSLPVVFYAGRGFYLNAYRQARHGQISMDTLVALGTGSAFVVALLGVLFPGSALHRMPVHFESAAVVIAFILVGNWIEESAKNRTDDALDSLGSLLPRTATRLGPQGAEQIAVSDIRVGDRLEVAPGMAIPVDGSVWQGETYVDESMLSGESVPVHKQKPDTLMAGTQNQDGTIQMIARQVGQGTVLQQIIEQVKRAQGTRPPAQRLADRIAGIFVPLVLAIAVLAALAWALWVPGGDWTIGLYTALAILVVSCPCALGLATPVAIKVGMGTATRAGILLRHATALEVAARMDTLVFDKTGTLTRGTPRVYEAEYEPALAGAAGQYMALVASTVAESAHPLSKAVGGYLRSLTHTSRLPDLVHQYGGKGVEAHFGSYIVRVGRGQWLLDSGCQLGPQLQQAAARMEAQGYSLVYAAVDRQVFGLFGLADQVKPESAEVLGRLKQEGVQVVMLTGDHQAAAAAVAAELDIQHWQAGMMPDQKAAYIHELKAKGRKVAMLGDGINDAVAFAAADLPIAMSTGADIAIDSADVVLLHGNLALLLRLRSLSRSTRRIIRQNLAWAFAYNLLAIPLAAGVLYPLLLSPMVAGGLMAVSSLTVVLNSLRLRKKL
- a CDS encoding class I SAM-dependent methyltransferase translates to MPMHTETEAPEMPTRDAEWFAEWFDSPYYHLLYGHRSQAEADALIEVLAPRLGLAAGAAVLDLACGKGRHARALHRQGYRVLGVDLSPQSIAHARQYEADGLHYEVADMRHLGYTHRFDAVLNLFTSFGYFSTLTDNLRVLTGVKASLKPGGRFVLDFMNADQVAHTLVPQEVLLREGIRFDLRRRLIRGYVHKDIRFRDAGQSYHYQERVQLLTEPMLRNLLIRTGFTVLARWGDYSLSPFRTADSPRLIFLCQA
- the nuoD gene encoding NADH dehydrogenase (quinone) subunit D encodes the protein MADFLVPTSPAQGEKRQATAERGEFSFFPKHHRALYGRLDSKHTSVEIDETDPLGTQMVLNIGPQHPATHGVLRLVTALDGEKIAKCVVDVGYLHRGIEKLAEYKTYQEFMPYTDRMDYLSPYNSNVAWCTAVEKLAGIEVPLRAQYIRTIACELARISAHLLWLGTMVMDAGAISVFMWTFRERENIYSLFDKLAGVRFTVSHCRIGGIQYDLEDSMLAEIRAFLKNFYKEYKGWQKLLYKNAILVNRVKDVGVVTREEAVAYGFTGPNLRGSGVAHDIRNAEPYLVYDQVDWDIPIRTEGDCMARFMVRMDEIEQSVRILEQCMARLPKGIIRADNAKQAYASKDEVYYSMEGMIHDFMMTDVGTVAPKGAEAYHAVEAPKGELGFYLLSDGTGAPWRMKMKSPSAANLQVLEKMMEGNMVADTVVLIGSIDPVMGEADK
- a CDS encoding rhodanese-like domain-containing protein, with the protein product MKQIHFGFFLFVVLTGLMAPAAVQAQQRISYEEMVRLRKQQPGQILDVRADWEYRQGHLPCAQLVDVNADDFATKIRQLDKSQPYYVYCYAGGRSAEASQIMTKAGFKQVYNVSEGISGFQKKKIPLTAGDKACP
- a CDS encoding DUF6194 family protein, with the translated sequence MHTPQTIEALLLARYAGLVAKTAYSERSLFYNPAGLLPNGMYFATLKTADGPHDKASALDRPGVFRLSFGLDDRAYTALFGPKPARPPKGGVVQLPAGTDWQALDVLTPHPVYAWMRYVCILNPGAERWGQLAPLLDATYSRLVQQYQKKHR
- a CDS encoding T9SS type A sorting domain-containing protein, with the protein product MKILLLSASFCLLIFRIAQAQPLNPGNVGGSQTLCPGGNPAAFTSEAAASGGTGTLSYQWQSSTVLLGDYTEITGATQATYDLGAQAASGVTYYRRRVTDTFSPPRVAYSDTLTVTVGPGNAITTQPTSADVGTGRRSKLKVAARGQSLTYQWQKSLTETGTFQNIDGATRDTLVFNNASLADTGYYRVVVSGTCGSALTSSVARLRVFVITRRDPSASLGSLKLYPNPVRAELNIELEKADPYTLRILNLQGQEVAAATFVGSTHRLSTAALPAGTYLLEVSGTSGLATQRIVVQ
- a CDS encoding nucleotide pyrophosphohydrolase, whose product is MNDQDLSLRQVQEAVDHWVRSIGQRYFSELTNMAILTEEVGELARIMARKFGDQSFKAGEKDDLADEMADVLWVLVCLANQTGVDLSQAFVRNIEKKTRRDRERHQQNPKLK
- a CDS encoding histidine kinase, coding for MNLPKTGSLFIVVWLLLAATAIGLVLRLPNLHEAAELSDTRLQQYPGTDWVMWADGPRGPYARQVLPPIRQNSWIRQDYIQPGDELESIDYQPIPSAHLAHTLSRAAAPGTVRLYQLLRPGAGQQPARRLALFVQTTYKPVFLFAEDAAAWQLYIVYLALLGGSSLALLSLLIPFFRTRIQGIRSLLLLLLLALLWVLWQGARHVVLTLDDHFRYLGFEQIGFLGAALLWLCLTVLVFHTAHQRSIRYSLPSILLGLGLWMALLAQVMLYRVFTPYQLWAYQALHLFFVVHVVVGLGFQRRQARQRRTQQALLLLMLVMGAALCVLWADSWQPHLLGRSARIWLYAGLQFSLILPLGLGARNLLAYGNVSLVLGRSLALALGLSGILLVYLLLDVLLESLLGNALNRGLLEIGIISALVLGIRYLYLRYQDWFNRVLPLGPARREQQLQAFLQRIPRYTSSKKLVDDVAVEAAYFAQAQFCELHTDDHSSSPLSAEDNEVLAQINPLLAQQTLWSSAKQLNNLSLAPHLEQWLTSRNVALVFPLHQQQERLGLMLLGPRKTGVYHLGETEYLARLATQARLSLEILYLLEREKELVQKNLEANLAALRSQINPHFLFNTLNTISDLVHSSPNLAEQAIEKLAFIFRYTLRVSGANFVPLAEELSLVRSYLDIEQIRFGSRLSTRIEVEEAAQQVEIPAFVLQTLVENCIKHGIAKQVEQGRIEITARYSAGQLVCTVYDNGPGIQAERIEKGTGLRNIIARMRNLYPQGQQLTFDNTGAGTLVTLKIPVTHA